The Schizosaccharomyces pombe strain 972h- genome assembly, chromosome: I genome contains a region encoding:
- the pdi2 gene encoding ER protein disulfide isomerase Pdi2 translates to MRLPLLSFVIFALFALVFASGVVELQSLNELENTIRASKKGALIEFYATWCGHCKSLAPVYEELGALFEDHNDVLIGKIDADTHSDVADKYHITGFPTLIWFPPDGSEPVQYSNARDVDSLTQFVSEKTGIKKRKIVLPSNVVELDSLNFDKVVMDDKKDVLVEFYADWCGYCKRLAPTYETLGKVFKNEPNVEIVKINADVFADIGRLHEVASFPTIKFFPKDDKDKPELYEGDRSLESLIEYINKKSGTQRSPDGTLLSTAGRIPTFDEFAAEFLDMSNAAKEVVLEKVKQLALEDSSRWTKYYKKVFEKILNDENWVHKEAKRLSKLLRQKSIALASADDFKTRLNILNSFLPGNH, encoded by the coding sequence ATGAGATTACCTCTGCTGAGTTTTGTTATATTTGCGCTTTTTGCGCTTGTATTTGCATCAGGTGTTGTAGAGCTCCAAAGTCTCAATGAGTTGGAGAATACTATCCGAGCTTCTAAAAAAGGAGCATTGATTGAGTTTTACGCCACCTGGTGTGGACATTGTAAATCTTTAGCGCCAGTGTATGAAGAACTTGGCGCTCTTTTCGAAGACCACAATGATGTCTTGATTGGCAAAATTGATGCGGATACACACTCCGATGTTGCTGATAAATACCACATTACTGGTTTTCCAACACTGATCTGGTTTCCTCCTGATGGATCTGAACCAGTTCAGTACTCCAATGCTCGCGACGTTGACAGTTTGACTCAATTTGTGTCTGAGAAAACTGGTATCAAAAAACGCAAGATTGTCCTCCCTAGCAATGTAGTTGAGCTCGAttctttgaattttgaCAAGGTTGTTATGGACGATAAAAAAGATGTTTTAGTTGAATTTTATGCGGATTGGTGCGGTTATTGCAAGCGTTTGGCTCCTACTTACGAAACTCTTGGCAAGGTATTCAAAAACGAACCAAACGTTGAGattgttaaaattaatgCAGACGTCTTTGCTGACATCGGAAGGCTACATGAAGTTGCAAGCTTTCCCACCATCAAATTCTTTCCTAAAGATGATAAAGATAAGCCTGAATTATACGAAGGAGATCGTTCTTTAGAATCTTTGATCGAGTACATTAATAAGAAATCTGGAACTCAACGTTCTCCCGATGGCACTTTACTTTCTACTGCCGGCCGTATTCCAACTTTCGATGAATTTGCTGCTGAGTTTTTGGATATGTCAAACGCTGCCAAGGAAGTTGTTCTTGAAAAAGTCAAGCAGTTAGCCTTAGAGGATTCATCTAGATGGACTAAGTATTACAAGAAGGTTTTTGAGAAGATTttaaatgatgaaaattGGGTACATAAAGAAGCTAAGCGTTTGTCTAAACTTTTACGCCAGAAGAGCATCGCTTTGGCCAGTGCTGATGATTTTAAAACTCGCCTTAACATTCTAAATTCCTTCCTTCCTGGTAATCACTAG
- the tom22 gene encoding TOM complex subunit Tom22 produces MVKLEEVVDETEVQNEQQTVIEKDQYIYAQEDVEESDSDESDFEGLEEETIIDRIAALKEIVPVTWRVKIADGAKTATTGLSKLAQFGGKSMWVISTSALLLGVPFMMSLEEEAQLTEYEKQIKDQRGANEVIAPGATSGALPQ; encoded by the exons ATGGTAAAGCTTGAGGAAGTCGTTGATGAGACAGAAGTCCAAAACGAACAACAAACCGTTATAGAGAAGGATCAATACATTTATGCGCAAGAAGATGTAGAGGAATCTGATTCTGATGAATCAGATTTTGAAGGTCTCGAGGAGGAAACCATCATTGACCGAATTGCTGCGCTCAAAGAGATTGTGCCTGTCACATGGCGTGTCAAAATTGCTGACGGCGCCAAGACCGCGACCACTGGTCTTTCTAAGCTTGCACAGTTTGGTGGAAAATCAATGTGGGTAATTTCTACTTCTGCCTTGCTTCTTGGAGTTCCATTTATGATGTCTTTGGAGGAGGAGGCCCAACTTACTGAGtatgaaaaacaaatcaagGATCAACGCGGAGCAAACGAG GTTATTGCTCCTGGAGCCACTAGCGGTGCTCTTCCTCAATAA